In Rosa rugosa chromosome 4, drRosRugo1.1, whole genome shotgun sequence, the genomic stretch agatggtggtggcggtggtggcAGGTTGGCAGCGATCTTGGGCTAGCCTCCTTCCCTGGGTTTGGGGCTCTTGGTCTGGGCCTAGGTAATTTGGGCTTAGTCTCCCTTGGGCCCACTTGAGTAGGTCTAATTCTATTCAAAATTGGGCCAGGTTGGAGAGTGCCTTAACACCCTCATTCATTACTTAGTGCCTTGGGCTGGCTTGGTCTGAGAGTTTGACCTCCTTGGGTAATGGTGGACCTTTAAAGTCTATAAAGTGTCAGTCGTAATTCAGATTATGGTTCTCtagaattggtaattatctcgaGTTGGACTGGAGAaagcggcttatggatgaggattgactcctatttgtttgctgggaagtagcttttttttaataccacaattgcgtgcctggcGGATGGAGGGTTAGAagataatttttttctcagaagacacggagttgttctttaTTTATGAGTTCGCTTTACAAAGCGGGCTCAAATTGACTTGTAATGAATTTACATTGCTTAgataagagttttttttttttccgtctttaagtgtatgttagactctgATTTGTTAACTGGTCATCTAATGCTATGAacctttatttaaaaaaaaaaaaaaaaaaaaaggattgttAACTATAAAAATGTTAATTGTTACATGTTAATCAGTTTGTTCGTTGGTTCTTATTGTTCACACTACCAAATGAATACCAAATGCTACTCCAAAATAACATGGGAAATATGAAAGGAAGCAaataggaaatcacaaaagtgaTTGCACGTAAACAAGAGTCAAAGGGACAATTATTTTGTTGATTGACTATATCCTAATTAGAATACCTTATCCACCTAAAGCTGGTCGTCGATTGGGTTGGTGAAGTACACTCTAATGTGCTAGACAGATAGAAAGTGTACCACATTTGGAGAACAAATAGAAAGTGTACCACATATGTTCCAAAATGATGTGCCGATCCAacattttcctttttcaaagGAACGGTTTTCATTGATCAAAGTCAAAGGCCAAAATAAACAAACACCAAATAAAATTTGTAATCTAGTATCTTAAGCAAATCCTGCCCTTGGCAAATACTATTCAATATTGATCCACATCATACTAAAACTTGCTTAAAGTGAGCATCTAGATTACCGGAACAACTTTGCTTTTCAAGACAAAATCATATTCTATTTACTAATAGGCCGAGTAAAAAAttatgagaaattttattcacacacctctTAATACTAAATACACACATCTTTTTTCATACACCCAACATTAGATTTTATAGGTATATTAAATTACCGAAAGAGACATttatatcaaaaataaaaatatatagttGATATATAGTGTCCCACTCATAGATTGTTACGTTAATCCTTTATTCAtaagccatttttttttttgaatgttcACCACCAGCCAAGTTGCCATACACAGTACACTTTCCTCTTCATGGAAAAATAATGATACAAAATATAAATTTAGTACAACATCATTATTGTGAGGCTTtgcctttatttatttatttttttttatcaaataattgCATTCATACGGAAGAAGTTACAAGCGGTATGAATATTACAAACAATGCCACTAATGGACCACTTATAGTAGCTCTAGTTGGAAGTGGTTTGCCTTGATTCTTTACCTCACTACATTACACAACATGTTGTCTGCTTAGTATACAACATTGCAAACATCAAAATAGATAAATTGGTGCCCCAAAGGCCAAGACAACTAAAATGAGTttataaacaaaaaattaacCGAAGATATTGACAATACGAAGAACTGTATAGTGTCCTCTCTGATGCCAAATCAAGCAGTGTCCGGAAGAACTGGTGAGGATGCATGGGTGGTTCCTGTGCTAGTGCATGATGAATCAAAACAGTGGAAGATGTCATTCCAGGCACTGTATTGACCTCTATAACCAGCACCTCTCCACTATCCACGTTGACAAAGGCATCAATTCATGAAAATCCTTCTAATTCAAGAGTGTTTGCAATTGTTTCAATATGTTGTTTACATTTCTGCAAGGCTTCGTGGCTAATGATCGATAACGGAGGTAGAGTAAGATTGATGCCAGTCCCACCTTGAAATTTCTCCTCGAGTGATAAAATGTCACCACTCTCTTTCATGTTGATACCAGAACTCAACGAGTGCATTAATCCTTGTTTTCCAATAACACCGATGGTTATTTCAATCCTGATTTCATAAGCCATATAATCTATTTTTTCTTATCGAGGTGTGATGTATCATGAATGAGGATAATTTAGGAAGTTTGGGGTTATGTTTCTAGTAAaatgttaaaataaaaaagttaataggtggtgtattaagtaggagatgtgtatttagtatttagCAATGTGTAAATAAAATTTCCCAAAAATTATTGTTAGAAGAAACATATACTTCTTGAAAAAGCTTATAGAAGAAATCTCAACAGATAATAGACTCGCAACAATAAACCAATATAGTTACTGATATGTAATGGAATTATGATCCAAGCTTGTTGTCAATTTGTGGACTAGTTTGAATTAGAAACCAGGTCTAGAATCTCTAGCCCTAGACCCGTTCTTCAAAAAGGTATTAATAAATATTTACACTCCAAGCGCCTAACATTGGATAGTGCTAAAAAGATCAATAGATAAATGGCATGGCCTATCCATGAATATTTTAACATCCCAAGCCACCTTGGTAGCCTTAGAGATCCCAACTGCATCTGGTCAATAACCTTGCACACTTCCTTCGGCAAAATGAAAATGTTACTCCAGTAGACCTGAATACTGAACAACAAGGATCTGATAAGCTGAAGTCTACCCGCATAGGAAAGCCGTTTGCTAGTCCCAAATTCAACCCTGTTGGTAATCTCATCAATGAAAGGCCTGCGGTCTTTGGCTGTGAGTCTAGTAGAAATAAGGGGCACTCCAAGAGGCAAGGTCCcttctttgaagccaaaaaggTTCTCAACATTGTGCTCAGTATCTTCATCCATCCGAAAAATGGCTTTTTGTCAGGATTTGCCATCAACCGAATCAAAACTCTATTTAATGACAGAGGCGGAAGGTAGAGAGCTGATTTGGTTTGGGGCTTCGGCTTACAAGATGAGCCAACCGTAGACTCATAACTGGTTTTTTAGAGAACTTCAGAAGAAGCAATATAAAAGTACTTACCTTCTCCTTGGTGAGTCGAAGTGGGATTCCGTCCTGCCTTGCCTTGTGACCTAGGTATTCTGTTTCGGGTTTCCCATACTTTTTGTAAAAAGAACCCAGTCTTCTGTTTCTCAGCTCTTAAGAAACTCATGCTCAAGCCACTCAATATTTTATCACAAGATCAAAATAAGAAGGTGCTCGAAATTAGTTTATTATGGTTTCTAATATTGTATATCATTTGTCATTTCAATATATTTGATACTTGAGCCTTAAACTACGATGTGTGCTTTTTAAAATTCATTCAAGGAGTAAATGAGATCTGCACGTGTTAATCGTAGAAAAGTATTGAGTGTGTCGAATGAACATACTATGAATCAGACTAATGACACATACAATATTTACATTATACTCCCGATACTTAAGTTTCAAGTAACTAGGCAGGCAGCCGCCCCATTAAATGCCTACACGGCTACGCCTATCAAATGACACTTTCGTCATCAAATGGCAAATTTGATTTTTATGGAATGCAATCTCTAATTTTTTAAGCACATTATTTGTACCTCATCGTCTTTGGGTCTAGAAAGTAGAAACCAACAAAACGCACAGTTCTTCCCAAACCATGGGTACCATAACGGCAAACGGCAAGCGGCAAGTACAACGATATCCACTTTGGATCAAACTGAAAAACTACTAAGCTGGATGCGACTGCACATTTCCATAAATAGATTCCTCATAGTCCCAATCTGGTAATTTCATCAAAAAGTCCATTTCCACCTTCCAAACCCCAATCACTATTAATAAAATCTCCACCCCCCCACGCCTTCAATCATCACCACCTGCCGTTCGATCACAGTGGGCCCCATTCAGTTGCATCATTAATCACCCTCCACCACAAAAACCCCCGCATGTGAGCCACGGGCCCCACACTCCAGTCCCCCATACAGCCAATCACAACCGCCCACGTGACCCTTGGTACTTGATTACTGTAGTCCTGCATTACACCGAATGAGTGCTCGTTTTGTGACAGAAGaatataaaaatgaaaaagtaaTTTGCTTTTTTCATTTTGgatttatttgaaaaaaaaaaagggaatattacccattTGCGGCTCTCTAAGGAAACAGAGGAGCAGGCCCTGCAAATTCTTAGCTATTCTTGTGTTTAAAACCTTTCTTTTTCCGTTTGATTTTcgaagcttcttcttctttctttctttccatcTTCGAGCTTTCGTCTTTAGCTTTTTCGAGGAGAGAGTTAGGGTTAGCCGGTTAGGGTTTTTGTTTCAGAGAATTTGATTTATCGCGATGGAAGAGGTAGGGTTTTGAATTggaagagaggaggaggaggaggaggggaatCAGAAGATGGCGGCGGTGAATCCACAGCCTCTGCAATCGCGTCGTCCGTACGAGGACCACGTGGCGGCGGGTTCGTTCCAGATGGAGGACGATGAGGGCGGCGAGTACGAAGACGGTGGTGGCGACGAGGCTAatatggaggaggaggaggaggaagaggaggttcaTGCGAgctcggcggcggcggcggcggcggcgcgtgGGGGAGTGAGTGTGCTTACGGCGGCGACGAGGACTAGTGAGCTCACTCTCTCTTTTGAAGGCGAGGTTTATGTGTTTCCTGCCGTTACGCCCCAGAAGGTCactctctgtttctttctttgctttgaGCTCTGTTTTTATTCATTTACTTTTCTTATACAGTAAAAGGAAAATTCCTTTCACTTTTTCTTACTGTGTGTTTAGTACTTGTAACACTGCAAAGAGTTGATTTGGGTTGTCAGAAGAGTCTTTAAACATGCTGCTGTACCATCCAGAATGAAAAGAGTACAGAGCTGATGGGATTTAAAGTTGGAgtttatgattaaatatattaaattTTATATTATCTTATTTAAGATTAGATGCTGTTTGGTTTTACCAGTTATGGCAAATGAAACATATATAGAAACAGTATGTATACTCACAGATTCCCCGGTGACTCTGTGTTTAAACTTCAAACGCAATTTTTAAATTGAAGTATATTGTTGAATGCTGAAAATGTGGAAAGCAATATGGCTCCAAAAGTAATTGGCAGGATGGTATAGTTCTAACCGTATACTCATAGGTCTAATGCTCATCCTATATTTTATCCTGCCATTTGCTTCTTATTCACTGACTAGTGGGGGCGTTGGATAATCCCTTTTGTCATATGAAACCAAGTTAATTGTTTATCTGTTTCTATCCTCTGTAATTTGATGATTAAATTCACAGCCTTTTGTTTGATAATGCATGGGTTTTCTGGTTTGGATTATACCTATTTTAAGAGAAGGCTTGAAACTTTGGGTTCTATACAACAGGTACAAGCAGTGCTATTGCTGTTGGGAGGACGTGATGCACCAACCGGTGTTCCTACGGTTGAAATGTCTTACGATCAGAATACAAGGGTAATGTGTAGGTTGATGTTAATGAGACCACTTTGAATACATCTTCTGTGCTTATGCTCATGTTTTGCCTTCCACATTCTTTAGGGTGTGGGTGACACCCCAAAGCGTTCGAATCTTTCCCGAAGAATAGCTTCCCTTGTTAGATTTCGTGAGAAACGGAAGGAGAGGTGTTTTGACAAGAAAATTAGGTACACTGTGCGTAAAGAGGTTGCACAGAGGTGAGATATATACAGGatccttctttctttcttgtaacTAGTGCTTTGAGTTCaaccatttaaaaaaaattatagggtCATTTGAACTTGTTTTTTGTGCAAGTATGTTTGATGAAAAGGATAAAAGCTATTGTGAAACACCATTGCATTAAGATTTGAGTCTTGTGACTCCAATGGCTCAGGTTTTATGCATATGTATTCGCACTGTTTTTCTATCCTTCTGCATAATAACGGGAATATTGGAAGATCATGCATTTTATTGTGCATGATATTATGGTGCTAATGATGTGCCCTTCTTGTTCTTATTATGCCAGAATGCATCGTAAGAATGGACAGTTCGCATCGTTAAAAGAAAATTCTAGTGGTTCTGGTTGGGACTCGGCACAAAGTTCCCTTCAAGATGGCACTCCTCGACCTGAAACTGTGTGAGTTCCAAGTCAATTTAGTTTTTCTTAGACGGACTTGGATGATGTATGATATTGATTGAGATCAGTGAAATTCTTGTTGTATTGAGCACTCTTTCCTGGTTGATCTGTGTTTTTCAGCTTACGAAGATGTCAACACTGTGGAGTTGGTGAAAATAATACTCCTGCCATGCGCCGTGGGCCTGCTGGTCCAAGAACTTTATGTAATGCTTGTGGACTTATGTGGGCGAATAAGGTTGGTTTATTTTGCTTTCATAATTGGATAAGATGCTCATTACCGGAGTCGTAAAtggggctctctctctctctctctctatttgaTCATTGTTGTTTTAGGTGTAACTGCAATCATTTGTTCCCATCTCTTCAAGCCGTTTTCATTTTCCGTCACCATTTTGTTGATTGTACAGGGAACATTGAGAGATCTCAGCAAGGGAGGAAGGAACCTTTCCATGGACCACATCGAACCTGTATGTGCAGTACTTTTAGACATTTTTTCCCTTTTAGAAGTGAAAGAATCCATTTTCAAGTAGTTAATTAATGTCTTATATGTGTCCCCCTTGTGTCATGAGTTGGCTTGACTTTGTTGTTCCTTTTTTgaccttccttttttttttttctttcaaagacCCCTCCTTTTGTTGGTTGTCTTTGAGTTTTGTTTGGTTCCTAAAACATATTTTGATTGCTGAGTATTGTGCACTTAAGAATCTTATGTATCAGATGTTTTTGTGACAATGATCATATATTTGTGCTCTGCTGTTTCCTTGATGCTGCCATTTCATGATAGATCTATGTAATGAACAAAATGTGATCTGCAGGGAACACCACTTGAAATCAAGCCTTCAATAGTTGAATGTGAATTCTCTGGCAACCAGGATGGGCATGTATGTTTTTTATACCCACCTCCTAATGCTATTACCTCCTAGGTTAAGTGTGAAGCTTGTTATATATGCCCAATACCATGGTGTGTGCAGGGAGCTCGTGAAGATCCTTCTAAATCAGTCATCGAAGGTTCCAATGATGCTTCTGTCAACCTGGATGTGGAAGTATGTTTACCTTTATGTTTACAATGGTGTTATCTTTGCCTATGCCTTTTGGTATATTGTTTTTACTACTGCTTGTCATGTAATTTAAAAAACTGTTGATCAACTGTTTCTTTCTCCTTGGACATGGATTAACTGTTTTCATTGGCCTCAAAGTGCACTGGTTCCGTTTCCTAGGTATAGTGGAATTTAAACTATTCATATGTGTATCTGATATGTTCACACCAAGAGTTCGGATTGCTTTGCAAGGTGATTGAAAAATTATCTCAGCAACTAGCAAATGTTGTGTCTTGTATGTCTATCATTATCTCTGTAACATGCATTACACTGCATTAGTAAAAGATGTCTTTGAAGCATCTGGGTTTTAGTGTCTGATTTTCAGATGGTGTCTAAGTCAACTTAAAGCTGATTTTAATGGATCTTGAAATGTGagatcttttcttcctttttattGCATATTTCTAATGTAAAGCGAAGGATGAGAGGTCAATTGTTGGAGGAAAAATGTTCAAGCTATTTTAATTAGTTTGCTCAAATGAATTTTCAGATGCTGGAGGTTATGAGATATCGATCAGCATATGGTGTAGGTTTTTGCAAGTGTCTCTGTAAATTGACTATAAACTTGCCATCCCCTCTTTCATGGATTCAAAAACATAGTTAATATATTTGACACACTATTGCTTTAGTGGAAGTGTGGATATATTTCCAGTCAGGATACTTTAATGTTGGGCTATAAGCATGCATTTCATCATCTCGCTTTAAAAGTTCCATGCTATCTCATTTTCCCTAGTTTGGTCAGGAAGACATATGTTGAGATAACTATCCATAAAACTCCCAAAAGTATTCCCTACTTGTATATATCAGCTGGGTATTATCCATTAGTTTCTGTTGTGACTTGTGACATAATTTCATGCTGCAGAATTTTCAAGAATCTGCTGAGGATCTTACAAACACTTTGCCTATGGGAATTGTTTCCTCAACCAATGATGATGAGCAGGTATATTGTGCATATCAAAAATGACTACGGATTTTTTTGGTCATTACTCATGTTTGGTTTTGGTCTTTGCCAATGTCAGTATATTGTACCACACTACTTTAAAGAACTATGCTATACAGGGATGATGACGACTCTTTGATGTAGAGTATCTTACACTGAAGTTTGGTATCTGCAGGAGCCTCTGCTTGAGCTCACTAATACTTCAGATACAGATTTAGACATCCCTACTAATTTTGATTAGAAGGTGATGAGTTGTTAGCTGACTGATGTCACAGGAGGTCTAGTTGGCACCTGGACCATGTCCTCTCATGCTCTTGTGCAAGATTCAGGCCGAAGTTATTGAACATATGAAGTAGCGGTATTTAGCGACTTCTGAGTTAATATATGCTAAGAACCATGACCGTCTGATTGCAATGATCTTGTGAGTGGAGGCGGCAAATTGCTTCTTTCGGATGACATTTATTTGATGTGGATATAAGTTGTTTACCTTCTGTACAATAGTTGTTAGGAGATATAGCTGGGTGTTAAGTAGGCTGTTAAAAATGTGTAATTTGTTTAGGCCTCTTCTGATTGCATAATATTGAAATGCTGCCTTTCAATTGTAGTAACAGTTGGTGTTGGGATGATAAGATAGTTTATGCTCGACTGAAAATTTATTTTAGGATCCGGTTCAAGGGACACATAAACTTACACATATTTTCACACCATTACCCGTTAGATTTAACTACAACTAATGGTTCTTATATTTTTAATAAATGATGTGGCAATTGTGTAGGAATAAAGTTCATTTCTTTATTAAACATATAAATGAAAAAAGGATATTGCGGAAAAATAAAACACAATCCTGCATTACTGGATGAAACAATTTTGTTTGCAACCGAATTAGTCGCACCATGATGAAACATGACAAATCAGTTTCTCTGCgactctctttttcttctctctctctctctacatatTACGCTCTCACTGATAGCTAGACCAAGGATTAGCTGGTCACCATAAATGGATGAATCAGCCCTTGTATTTTATGCAATTGCTTTCTAGCATTGTAATTGTTGTGGGAATTAGAAGTTCCTAATGTGAGGATATGTGAGTTGAAATTTTGACTAGATTATCATCGGAGAATTGGAAACGTGTATGCTTTGGTGCCATGACTTGAAAACTCAATTGTGGTGGTGCTAGGTCATCATGGAACACATACGGCGGAAGGCGGGCTCAATTGTGGTGTCACTCTGTGTgtgggtgtttttttttattttttttggtaaccAAAGCAGTTTTTTACAACaataattattatttattttattttaaggaatttaatttctttttatttttttaaattgacaTTATCCGGTTGGTTATTTCAATTTCTAAAAATTTTTAATATTAGAGAATTATATtcgtcaaaattttcaattttggagcaaactctcttctctaTTAATATGGTTTACTTTTATATAAATTGTCACAATAT encodes the following:
- the LOC133741869 gene encoding GATA transcription factor 24-like isoform X1, yielding MAAVNPQPLQSRRPYEDHVAAGSFQMEDDEGGEYEDGGGDEANMEEEEEEEEVHASSAAAAAAARGGVSVLTAATRTSELTLSFEGEVYVFPAVTPQKVQAVLLLLGGRDAPTGVPTVEMSYDQNTRGVGDTPKRSNLSRRIASLVRFREKRKERCFDKKIRYTVRKEVAQRMHRKNGQFASLKENSSGSGWDSAQSSLQDGTPRPETVLRRCQHCGVGENNTPAMRRGPAGPRTLCNACGLMWANKGTLRDLSKGGRNLSMDHIEPGTPLEIKPSIVECEFSGNQDGHGAREDPSKSVIEGSNDASVNLDVENFQESAEDLTNTLPMGIVSSTNDDEQEPLLELTNTSDTDLDIPTNFD
- the LOC133741869 gene encoding GATA transcription factor 24-like isoform X3; the protein is MAAVNPQPLQSRRPYEDHVAAGSFQMEDDEGGEYEDGGGDEANMEEEEEEEEVHASSAAAAAAARGGVSVLTAATRTSELTLSFEGEVYVFPAVTPQKVQAVLLLLGGRDAPTGVPTVEMSYDQNTRGVGDTPKRSNLSRRIASLVRFREKRKERCFDKKIRYTVRKEVAQRMHRKNGQFASLKENSSGSGWDSAQSSLQDGTPRPETVLRRCQHCGVGENNTPAMRRGPAGPRTLCNACGLMWANKGTLRDLSKGGRNLSMDHIEPGTPLEIKPSIVECEFSGNQDGHGAREDPSKSVIEGSNDASVNLDVENFQESAEDLTNTLPMGIVSSTNDDEQG
- the LOC133741869 gene encoding GATA transcription factor 24-like isoform X2; translated protein: MAAVNPQPLQSRRPYEDHVAAGSFQMEDDEGGEYEDGGGDEANMEEEEEEEEVHASSAAAAAAARGGVSVLTAATRTSELTLSFEGEVYVFPAVTPQKVQAVLLLLGGRDAPTGVPTVEMSYDQNTRGVGDTPKRSNLSRRIASLVRFREKRKERCFDKKIRYTVRKEVAQRMHRKNGQFASLKENSSGSGWDSAQSSLQDGTPRPETVLRRCQHCGVGENNTPAMRRGPAGPRTLCNACGLMWANKGTLRDLSKGGRNLSMDHIEPGTPLEIKPSIVECEFSGNQDGHGAREDPSKSVIEGSNDASVNLDVENFQESAEDLTNTLPMGIVSSTNDDEQYIVPHYFKELCYTGMMTTL